The following coding sequences lie in one Aricia agestis chromosome 18, ilAriAges1.1, whole genome shotgun sequence genomic window:
- the LOC121735865 gene encoding cubilin-like, producing MAFIARLFLVYMCLVQFQCDVYQDRPKIKTVDGDIIIEPAYGKNVRIRPNGPQSNVYVGDVNLLSINRTSDYNRVSLTTQNADVPGDLLHRIDQLETAASSLASSIQQNITALSQRIRTLNIRVRTLQNRLNSRGADECQSHPCENGGTCLNLVNGYHCLCPSAWKGRNCDEDVNECRIYAGTDLGCQNGATCVNRPGSYECLCKPGWYGLDCTRKAKDCSGGNYEMCGHGTCIPVTTGDGIVCICDQGWTTNGTHVACLTDVDECETGRGARCSVNPRVECINLPGSFRCGTCPAGYEGDGFTCYDVDECLTVPNGGCSTSPMVSCHNTIGSRICGPCPPGYTGDGVSCTWRGSCAVNHGGCHPSAQCVESSALGSQVARCICPIGMEGDGFGLHGCYISVADQNSTDPCDGNPCGSHGSCHPLRRGYSCICYRGYGGVHCERYDDFCSSNPCQNGGTCRPDENSSRGFRCECTSLFSGNVCQSRSQPCGGVLNSEEGSITYPLSNHSYINNARCAWVIHTAPNKVINVTFTKFNLEFHTQCHYDFVQIHDGRSSASQLIGRFCGTDLPNGGNIISSHNNLYFWFRSDSTVAKTGFSLHWTSVPPQCGGEFNATTHGRISSPGSPGPYPPNRDCYYHIKTTLGRRIQLHFYQLDIEIHQNCSFDYVAVYDGAQTIDPLVGKYCNSTQPAPLESSGSELLVYFHSDESGVGKGFQISYAPIDGFPGCGGMFTGDKGEIASPGFDGSYLHNLLCEYKIKTRPDTKISVKFTSFDIENSFRCRYDYLKIYDGDSESSPLVGKYCGKVTPVSFVSRSNSLYIIFKSDHTMAAGGFKIQYQSLCQRTFLGDSGVIISPGYPLAYPKQTVCEYIVATTPGRAIKLTFQDFDIEDNRYYNCQYDHVEVRDGPSANSTLMGRYCGGSEFTPPTQISSYNYMYLRFSSDMSIVGRGFYANYTTVDIECGGVYKAPSATITHPANDHGRYNNDQTCLWTIIAPVGTQIQLTWQRFDLEEMSECSSDYVELLEIVEGSTGNSSLAKYCGSTLPPAVTISSNILMIKFVSDSSIRSDGFSVSYKFLDERNHCGGNYIKNHGFIYSPGWPSSYEPNKDCTWVISVPAGQQISLNISQFDLERPIRGNCDLGDHLTIRDGRYKDSPLIGKFCGSFQSRTIVSTTHNVFLKFHSDFYLNGNGFKIEWDGTVRGCGGSLTGYSGSIASPNYPEKYSENAECFYKISTSSGSKIQLNFTDLELEEVSGCSDDYVEIFDGQNTNAKSFGKYCNLSSKKPRNIETSSNFAMVKFRSDFLIAGKGFLLKYTTNCHNNISGSYGVIESPGYPEKYPPNSNCLWTITVPKGNVINVTFTDFNIYTMYRRRYYTPRSQRFPFSSQPFYTYDLVRPVQSYSPAKCDFDYIQIKETSDKNFTEKMCGATLPKAFTSKTNSLQIKFVSIDYFSSKGFRLEWIKHGCGGHIQQSAGPLSFDSVKNTRGDIECEWLLETPVGTSVSLTITDLYVADSQNCTLDALEIYNGQSTSYPLLYKICHKGGYTFQSTSNFMLVRLVKRSTLRDTYLKSSFDSYRVGCGGIIRSPSGSIHSKNYPNNYENQLDCVWYISVAPNHKIEINFKDLDLYYVEDEDEQCDDNLKIYDGSRILNSNYNYLGSKYLQSNYSYLICPKSNRSSIVTRYSSASIQFSTNSYGTAKGFMIDFTTVCGAVINATYDGIINSNNYVNSKNQNCTWTISAPNLNDKIRLTIQYLNIPKDDDVATTRSCPSTFLKVYDGDDEKAPFIGEYCGKKSPPMVVSRGNTLTVTLGTYVDKVNGQFAAHYTPLSTACGGKLSSEEGTIASPNYPLSYPVNIDCEWILYTSPGNKAYITFEKFDLDESEKCNEDYLEVREDNGAGNLLGLYCGHGIPLNQTVSSKLYIKFHSNSDKTGQGFLLQYGFLHGNDIFDKHEGEIASPLYPNLYYNEGVYSWRVTSKGNKNIVINIDSVEIPSYSEVCNNKLIIYDGYDEDALVLKEMCGFYKNNAVRIRSSSSVIFIKLILDKTNAGSLFHLRWTETDRNIDSTTASKINCGLNETQLVSGTRDVVITSPNYPNEYGSDSNCEWIFKSEPGRHLTLKFTDFALEETPSCFADYINVYTAHDEMKWTPLKENMCLSSNATEIIEASTYIKLNFISDSSLNKKGFTATVTSVCGGLLDDTSGVIENSYYYQRNRPIQYQTTCDWIIKVRPGRTVKLTFEHFNISNGDVCNNYVVIKNGASNESPLLGDGKYCGYSHENRSGILSTTNYLFVRYVKVMRFQNTNFRLRYEEMNIECGGTSLLENDHKWEIITSPNYPKISTPYTECVWKFTGPPGEILRIDFIERFDVDCAAEAVEIRDGSTDVSPLKGTFCKRPSTIKSSSNRLFVKYSTHQLVPRNGFKANISIDVCGATIMSDSGEVVSPNYPSMIVLPAGTICEWYITSLPGHIINIEFKDIDLPESEILCETKITVEDLSVADSKARKLKEFCESDLENYSEAFESISNKVIVKLHIGKPGPYSHISDSRGFKFTFKSSRPVCGGTLTTSDGIITTPGYPGSTNLKYCQWIIVLPNENRRVRLEIEDSSSNVQFSAYNDITYGSKIEEVVVGNSSLTSYNKSKVFESTGNKLAFYIWITPTSNKVSRFKARFSSDNPALCGGGLEGLQGQLASPSLNIPYNCEWHFTGPVRNGTEEYKSVFIKVEGTTVCRNYAFGVTLLSQDGYIRHNRKVCVNNTQVSYRLASPYFKIKATQYKIPMLFTLNWKLQPCGGVIKIESNDPINVINLPEKLDDQVECGWLLVSEGRTRMELTLEGTFNLACSDEFLLISDGVNSLNFGDYCKDRIQSQPLLLSFADTYVQYHSNVQNNRNIRLLAKSISAQCGGIFTKYAQMFTSPNFPGNYKENQECTWEIRADLGYRVSLQFIDRFVVEDTVNCTKDAVIIYDWKDNAYKEIARLCGRNLPPTFNSTHNQMKVVFRSDANITLDGFKAHWKPICGGNLVATQENQILYSPGYDYGYSRSLDCHYEIAAPGKKIVLTFVTFDLEGLVNECKYDNVTVYAESDYDIINEVLCGSDLPKPIIATNNVKIDFKTDKYGQRKGFKISYSTFSCGGDVKSPTSIVLDKADNDMNCTWTIEAPPDKLIALRFDYIDVESSYECYNGYLGVFEGPLIDAEKRLALLCGRINGTSLRSKGNKVILQYFSGSNFQSKGFKVKVLFTFSQSVGCGGELYLSALDNRILKSPLLNGAMVYENYLDCHWNIQANLDYIIQVTFKSFHIAPCLNVNQTALGFSNCDCDYLTLKDGLSLNSFVIGKYCGHNIPPPLLSSGNSLSIILSTDGDITSSGFEATLTSIPSICGKSSYQISRTPQRITSPGYASGSIPRSLHCSYFLDSSVSPYSLIHIQIKYLDLEPGARDTCDQDRLVIYSHPRFRNATTGKDFIHNEDESNLMLYAHFYDSSLVFPKTFSLCGLKRSVDFYVTGSVKINLITSSEAGSSHKGVDLEVSYLGICNKNYSEAQGRIQNTYEAPLMTLENDKGEWDCHTLITVPENHTVSTYFLSANPVYWNEGVFLEIFDGNVTTAPLLRNISKEYSENYPVFSSGRYMLLHNHIVNTDAVTFDLVYVATDKGKGCGGKLTTEDGQVTSPLYPEVYRRRGTCEWELETPSGTRLHLHFSVFDLGRLCDSNYVTLVNRKGETISTFCLEPPADYTSPDNYVKIVFTTTMNNGGTGWVADFVGVA from the coding sequence ATGGCTTTCATAGCGCGTTTGTTTCTCGTTTACATGTGTCTAGTTCAGTTCCAATGTGACGTGTACCAGGACAGACCGAAGATAAAAACCGTCGACGGCGATATCATCATAGAGCCGGCCTACGGTAAAAACGTCCGCATAAGACCCAACGGGCCCCAGTCCAACGTCTACGTCGGTGACGTGAATTTGCTGAGCATCAACAGGACATCCGACTACAACCGAGTGTCCCTCACGACACAGAATGCGGACGTGCCCGGAGACCTGCTGCATAGAATCGACCAGCTCGAAACCGCAGCTTCATCGCTGGCCAGCAGTATTCAGCAAAATATAACCGCCCTATCCCAGAGAATCAGAACTCTTAACATTAGAGTGAGAACTCTCCAAAACAGACTAAACAGTCGAGGCGCCGACGAGTGCCAGAGTCACCCCTGCGAGAACGGCGGGACCTGTCTCAACCTGGTGAACGGCTACCACTGCCTGTGTCCGTCGGCATGGAAGGGCCGCAACTGCGACGAGGACGTCAACGAGTGTCGCATATACGCCGGCACCGACCTCGGCTGCCAGAACGGCGCGACGTGCGTCAACAGACCGGGCTCCTACGAGTGCCTCTGCAAGCCCGGATGGTACGGCCTGGACTGCACGAGAAAAGCGAAGGACTGCTCCGGCGGAAACTACGAGATGTGCGGCCACGGGACGTGCATCCCCGTCACCACGGGGGACGGCATCGTGTGCATCTGCGACCAGGGCTGGACCACTAACGGCACGCACGTCGCCTGCCTCACCGACGTCGACGAGTGTGAGACCGGCCGCGGCGCCCGGTGCTCGGTTAACCCCAGGGTCGAGTGCATCAACTTGCCGGGCTCCTTCAGGTGCGGCACGTGCCCCGCCGGCTACGAGGGCGACGGCTTCACGTGCTACGACGTCGACGAGTGTCTCACCGTTCCCAACGGTGGCTGCAGCACGAGCCCCATGGTCTCCTGCCACAACACGATTGGCTCCCGTATCTGTGGGCCCTGTCCCCCGGGCTACACCGGTGACGGCGTATCTTGCACCTGGCGAGGCTCGTGCGCCGTCAATCACGGGGGATGCCATCCGTCCGCCCAGTGCGTCGAGTCCTCGGCCCTCGGGAGTCAGGTCGCCCGGTGCATATGTCCGATCGGAATGGAGGGGGACGGGTTCGGCTTACACGGCTGCTATATTTCTGTAGCGGATCAAAACTCGACCGATCCCTGCGACGGCAACCCATGCGGCAGTCACGGCAGCTGCCACCCTCTTCGCCGGGGCTACAGCTGCATATGCTACCGGGGCTACGGTGGCGTGCACTGCGAGAGATACGACGACTTCTGCTCCAGCAACCCATGTCAGAACGGGGGCACGTGCCGACCGGACGAAAACTCGAGCAGAGGCTTCAGGTGCGAGTGTACGTCCCTGTTTTCCGGTAACGTGTGTCAATCGCGTTCCCAACCGTGCGGCGGCGTTCTCAACTCGGAGGAAGGTAGTATAACGTATCCCCTGTCCAATCACAGCTACATCAACAACGCCCGCTGCGCCTGGGTAATCCACACGGCTCCGAATAAGGTAATAAACGTAACGTTCACCAAATTTAATTTGGAATTTCACACTCAATGTCATTATGATTTCGTTCAAATCCACGACGGACGCAGCTCCGCGAGTCAATTGATAGGAAGATTCTGTGGAACCGACCTCCCTAACGGAGGAAACATAATATCTAGTCACAACAACTTGTACTTTTGGTTCAGATCCGACTCCACCGTAGCTAAAACTGGATTCTCTCTGCACTGGACTAGCGTGCCCCCGCAATGCGGGGGTGAATTCAACGCCACCACCCACGGTCGCATCAGCTCGCCCGGCTCCCCGGGGCCCTACCCGCCCAATCGCGATTGCTACTATCACATCAAAACTACGCTAGGCAGGAGAATTCAGCTCCATTTCTATCAGTTAGACATCGAGATACATCAGAACTGCAGCTTCGATTACGTCGCCGTATACGACGGCGCGCAGACGATAGATCCCCTCGTCGGTAAATACTGCAACTCGACCCAGCCCGCCCCCCTGGAGTCGTCCGGCTCCGAGCTGCTCGTCTACTTCCATTCGGACGAGTCCGGAGTGGGCAAAGGTTTTCAAATATCTTATGCGCCGATAGACGGATTTCCGGGCTGCGGAGGCATGTTCACCGGCGACAAAGGCGAAATAGCTTCCCCTGGCTTCGACGGCTCCTACTTACATAACCTGCTATGcgaatacaaaattaaaactaGACCGGATACAAAAATTTCAGTGAAATTCACGTCGTTCGATATAGAGAACTCGTTCAGGTGCCGGTACGACTACCTAAAAATATACGACGGCGATTCGGAGAGCTCGCCCCTGGTCGGTAAGTACTGCGGGAAGGTAACTCCCGTCTCGTTCGTATCTCGGTCGAACTCcttatacattatttttaaatcggatcacaCTATGGCCGCGGGAGGTTTCAAAATCCAGTATCAGTCCTTATGCCAGCGGACGTTCCTCGGCGACAGCGGCGTGATCATTTCCCCCGGATATCCGCTAGCCTACCCGAAGCAGACGGTCTGTGAGTACATCGTGGCCACCACCCCCGGGAGGGCGATAAAACTGACCTTCCAAGATTTCGATATCGAGGATAATAGATACTACAACTGTCAGTACGACCACGTCGAGGTCAGGGACGGCCCGAGCGCCAACTCGACGTTGATGGGCAGGTACTGCGGGGGCTCCGAATTCACCCCGCCGACTCAGATATCCTCGTACAACTACATGTATCTCAGATTCAGCTCCGACATGAGTATCGTGGGGCGTGGGTTTTACGCGAACTACACGACCGTCGATATCGAGTGCGGCGGCGTCTACAAGGCTCCCAGTGCTACCATCACTCACCCGGCTAACGATCACGGAAGGTACAACAACGATCAGACCTGCCTGTGGACGATCATCGCCCCGGTAGGAACGCAGATACAGCTGACTTGGCAGCGGTTCGATCTCGAGGAAATGTCGGAGTGCAGTTCGGATTACGTTGAACTCCTAGAAATAGTAGAAGGGAGCACCGGAAACAGTAGCCTCGCCAAGTATTGCGGGTCGACGCTCCCGCCCGCGGTCACTATATCGAGTAACATTTTAATGATCAAGTTCGTGTCGGATAGCTCCATACGTTCAGATGGGTTTTCGGTGTCGTACAAATTCCTCGACGAGAGAAATCATTGCGGaggaaattacattaaaaatcaTGGATTTATTTACTCGCCGGGTTGGCCGAGCTCGTACGAGCCCAATAAAGACTGCACCTGGGTGATAAGCGTTCCTGCGGGGCAACAGATTTCGTTAAACATATCCCAGTTTGATCTCGAGAGACCGATCAGAGGAAATTGCGACCTCGGCGATCATCTCACGATTAGAGACGGCCGCTACAAGGATTCCCCTTTAATTGGTAAATTTTGCGGGTCCTTCCAATCGAGAACTATAGTTTCGACTACTCATAACGTATTTCTCAAATTTCACTCGGATTTCTATCTAAACGGCAATGGATTTAAAATCGAATGGGACGGTACAGTGAGAGGCTGCGGGGGATCGCTCACCGGCTACTCCGGTTCGATAGCATCACCCAACTACCCAGAAAAATACAGCGAGAACGCtgaatgtttttataaaataagtacaagTAGCGgatcaaaaattcaattaaacttCACAGACTTGGAGCTAGAAGAAGTGTCGGGTTGCTCGGACGATTACGTGGAAATATTTGACGGTCAAAATACTAACGCGAAGAGCTTCGGCAAATATTGTAACCTTTCGTCGAAGAAACCGAGGAACATCGAAACGTCTAGCAATTTTGCTATGGTAAAATTCCGGTCTGATTTTCTCATAGCGGGCAAAGGCTTCCTTTTAAAATATACCACAAATTGCCATAACAATATAAGCGGCAGTTATGGAGTCATCGAAAGCCCTGGGTATCCAGAAAAATATCCTCCGAATTCGAATTGCTTGTGGACGATCACTGTGCCTAAAGGTAATGTTATTAATGTGACTTTTaccgattttaatatttataccatGTATAGAAGAAGATATTATACGCCCAGATCGCAACGTTTTCCATTTTCTTCGCAACCCTTTTACACTTACGACTTAGTACGACCGGTACAAAGCTATTCACCTGCTAAATGTGATTTTGATTACATACAAATAAAGGAAACGTCGGATAAAaattttactgaaaaaatgtgTGGAGCTACATTACCGAAAGCTTTCACTTCCAAAACAAATTCCTTGCAAATAAAATTCGTATCAATCGACTACTTTTCCTCCAAAGGATTCCGTTTGGAATGGATAAAGCATGGGTGTGGAGGTCATATTCAGCAAAGTGCAGGGCCTCTCTCGTTTGACAGTGTTAAGAATACACGCGGTGACATTGAATGTGAATGGCTTCTGGAGACTCCGGTTGGCACATCCGTATCGCTGACGATCACAGATCTCTATGTAGCGGACTCTCAGAACTGTACACTCGATGCCCTCGAAATATACAACGGTCAAAGTACTTCTTATCCATTACTATATAAAATATGTCACAAAGGAGGATACACTTTCCAATCTACTTCCAACTTTATGCTAGTCCGGTTAGTTAAACGGTCGACTCTGAGAGACACTTACTTGAAGTCTAGTTTCGATTCGTACAGGGTAGGTTGCGGTGGAATAATTCGATCCCCGTCCGGATCTATTCATTCTAAAAACTATCCGAACAACTACGAGAATCAGTTGGACTGTGTCTGGTATATATCGGTGGCCCCGAATCACAAAatagaaattaatttcaaaGATCTCGATCTTTACTACGTCGAGGATGAGGACGAACAATGCGACGACAACTTAAAAATTTACGATGGTAGTAGAATTTTGAActctaattataattatttgggCTCTAAATATTTACAATCCAATTATTCGTATTTAATTTGTCCAAAATCAAATCGGTCGAGTATCGTGACGAGGTATTCATCTGCTTCGATTCAGTTTTCTACCAATAGCTATGGAACGGCCAAGGGATTTATGATCGATTTTACGACTGTCTGCGGAGCCGTCATTAATGCGACGTACGACGGAATTATAAACAGCAATAACTATGTTAATtcgaaaaatcaaaattgtactTGGACTATTTCTGCACCGAATCTAAATGACAAAATAAGATTGACGATACAATATCTCAATATACCTAAAGACGACGATGTCGCTACGACAAGAAGCTGTCCCTCCACTTTCCTTAAAGTTTATGATGGTGACGATGAGAAGGCTCCCTTTATTGGTGAGTATTGTGGGAAAAAAAGTCCACCGATGGTCGTTAGTCGGGGCAACACGTTAACAGTCACGCTTGGAACCTACGTCGATAAGGTGAACGGTCAATTCGCTGCACATTACACACCATTAAGTACGGCATGCGGAGGAAAATTGAGTTCGGAGGAAGGCACCATAGCGTCACCGAACTATCCGTTATCTTATCCTGTTAATATAGACTGCGAATGGATTTTATATACGTCACCTGGAAACAAGGCTTATATTACATTTGAAAAGTTCGATTTAGATGAGTCCGAAAAGTGTAATGAAGATTATCTAGAAGTTAGAGAAGATAATGGTGCTGGAAATTTATTAGGGCTCTACTGCGGACATGGAATACCGTTGAATCAAACTGTTTCTTCCAAGTTATATATAAAGTTTCACAGTAACAGTGATAAAACAGGACAAGGATTTTTACTGCAATACGGATTTTTACATGGCAatgatatttttgataaacatgAAGGAGAAATAGCGTCCCCTCTTTACCCAAATTTATACTATAATGAGGGTGTATACTCATGGCGAGTAACGAGtaaaggaaataaaaatattgttattaatatagATTCTGTGGAAATACCGTCGTACTCAGAAGTGtgtaataacaaattaataatttatgatggGTACGATGAAGACGCTTTAGTTTTAAAAGAAATGTGTGGTTTCTATAAGAATAACGCAGTCAGAATAAGATCTTCTTCCAgcgttattttcataaaattaattttagataAAACTAATGCAGGATCATTATTCCATTTAAGATGGACCGAAACAGATAGAAACATTGATTCGACTACAGCAAGTAAAATAAATTGTGGTTTAAATGAAACTCAATTAGTTTCTGGGACTCGAGACGTAGTGATAACGTCTCCAAATTATCCAAATGAATATGGATCTGATTCAAATTGCGAATGGATATTTAAGTCGGAACCTGGAAGACATTTGACATTAAAGTTTACTGACTTCGCATTAGAAGAAACACCTAGCTGTTTTGCAGATTATATCAATGTATATACAGCACACGATGAAATGAAATGGACACCTTTAAAGGAAAATATGTGTCTTTCATCAAATGCCACTGAAATAATTGAAGCATCAACCTATATAAAACTCAACTTCATATCTGATtcatcattaaataaaaaaggatTTACTGCTACCGTAACCTCAGTCTGTGGAGGCTTGCTCGACGATACGTCAGGGGTTATCGAAAATTCCTACTACTATCAAAGGAACAGGCCAATTCAGTATCAAACAACTTGTGATTGGATAATAAAGGTACGGCCCGGACGCACAGTAAAATTAACATTTGAACATTTCAATATAAGTAACGGTGACGTTTGCAATAACTATGTAGTGATAAAAAACGGTGCCTCGAATGAGTCTCCACTACTTGGTGACGGAAAATATTGTGGTTACTCTCATGAAAACCGTAGTGGGATCCTATCAaccacaaattatttatttgtgagATATGTGAAAGTTATGCGTTTCCAAAACACAAATTTCAGATTACGATACGAGGAAATGAACATCGAATGCGGAGGTACGTCACTTTTAGAAAACGACCACAAGTGGGAAATTATCACTTCTCCTAATTATCCCAAAATATCGACCCCCTACACCGAATGTGTTTGGAAATTTACTGGTCCCCCTGGTGAAATTTTGAGAATAGATTTTATTGAGAGATTTGATGTAGACTGTGCAGCTGAAGCTGTCGAGATCCGAGATGGATCAACAGACGTATCACCCCTAAAAGGCACATTTTGCAAACGTCCTAGTACGATTAAATCGAGCAGTAATCGGTTATTCGTCAAATATTCAACACATCAACTTGTGCCGAGAAACGGATTTAAAGCCAATATATCTATAGATGTTTGTGGTGCGACAATTATGTCTGACTCAGGAGAAGTAGTTTCTCCTAACTATCCGAGCATGATCGTTCTTCCAGCAGGCACAATTTGCGAATGGTACATCACTTCTCTTCCTGGTCATATTATCAACATAGAATTCAAGGACATAGACTTACCTGAATCCGAAATTTTATGCGAGACAAAAATAACAGTCGAAGATCTGAGTGTTGCAGATAGTAAAGCAAGAAAATTAAAAGAATTCTGTGAAAGTGACCTCGAAAACTACTCTGAAGCCTTCGAAAGTATAAGCAATAAGGTTATAGTTAAACTACATATCGGTAAACCTGGACCTTACTCACACATTTCAGATTCTAGAGGCTTTAAGTTTACATTCAAATCATCGAGGCCGGTATGTGGTGGAACGCTTACTACCTCTGATGGTATCATAACCACTCCAGGCTATCCCGGATCAACTAATCTCAAATATTGTCAGTGGATTATTGTTCTTCCAAACGAAAATCGAAGAGTTCGATTAGAAATTGAAGATAGTAGTTCAAATGTTCAATTTTCTGCCTACAATGATATCACATATGGCTCAAAAATCGAAGAAGTCGTCGTGGGCAACTCATCCTTGACATCGTATAATaaatcaaaagttttcgaatcaACAGGCAATAAATTAGCATTTTATATATGGATAACGCCAACATCCAATAAAGTAAGTCGATTCAAAGCAAGATTTAGCTCCGATAATCCAGCTCTGTGTGGTGGAGGTCTTGAAGGTTTACAAGGACAACTCGCATCTCCCAGCTTAAACATACCATACAATTGTGAATGGCATTTCACGGGGCCTGTAAGAAACGGGACCGAAGAATATAAATCTGTATTTATTAAAGTGGAAGGTACAACTGTGTGTCGAAATTATGCCTTTGGTGTTACGTTACTGTCTCAAGATGGTTACATCAGGCACAACAGGAAAGTTTGCGTGAACAATACGCAAGTTTCATACCGACTAGCGAGCccatattttaaaatcaaagcTACACAGTATAAAATTCCTATGCTTTTTACTCTCAATTGGAAATTGCAGCCATGTGGAGGTGTAATTAAAATTGAGTCCAATGATCCAATTAACGTTATAAATTTACCAGAAAAATTGGATGATCAAGTTGAATGTGGATGGCTACTTGTGTCCGAAGGTCGTACACGAATGGAACTAACTTTAGAAGGCACATTTAATCTTGCATGTTCTGATGAATTTTTACTGATAAGTGACGGAGTGAACTCTTTAAATTTTGGTGATTACTGTAAAGATAGAATACAAAGTCAACCTCTCCTTTTATCATTTGCGGACACCTATGTGCAATACCACTCCAACGTTCAGAACAATAGAAATATAAGATTACTGGCCAAATCGATCAGCGCTCAATGCGGTGGTATATTTACGAAGTACGCACAAATGTTTACGTCCCCAAATTTTCCGGGTAATTACAAAGAGAACCAGGAATGTACTTGGGAAATACGTGCAGATTTAGGTTACCGAGTCTCCTTACAATTTATCGACCGATTTGTCGTAGAGGATACAGTCAACTGTACAAAAGACGCGGTCATAATATACGACTGGAAAGATAATGCATACAAGGAAATCGCTCGATTATGCGGTCGCAATCTTCCACCTACTTTCAATTCGACGCATAATCAAATGAAAGTCGTTTTTCGTAGTGACGCTAATATAACGTTGGACGGATTTAAAGCACACTGGAAACCGATTTGCGGTGGAAACCTGGTGGCGACACAAGAAAATCAGATTCTCTATAGTCCCGGGTACGATTACGGCTACTCGCGATCTTTGGACTGTCACTACGAAATAGCAGCTCCAGGGAAGAAAATAGTTTTAACATTTGTAACCTTCGATTTGGAAGGATTAGTTAACGAATGCAAATATGATAACGTGACAGTATACGCTGAAAGTGATTACGACATTATCAACGAAGTCCTATGTGGCTCGGACTTACCGAAGCCTATTATAGCAACGAACAACGTAAAGATTGACTTCAAAACGGACAAATATGGCCAAAGGAAAGGGTTTAAAATATCATATTCCACCTTCTCTTGTGGTGGAGACGTGAAAAGCCCAACGTCTATTGTACTGGATAAAGCTGACAACGATATGAATTGCACTTGGACCATTGAAGCACCACCCGACAAGCTCATAGCATTGAGGTTTGACTATATAGACGTGGAGAGTAGCTACGAATGTTACAACGGCTATTTAGGCGTTTTCGAAGGACCTCTTATAGATGCTGAAAAACGTCTGGCTCTATTGTGTGGTCGAATAAACGGAACTAGCTTAAGGAGTAAAGGCAATAAAGTCATTTTGCAATACTTCTCCGGTAGCAATTTCCAATCTAAGGGTTTCAAGGTCAAAGTGCTTTTCACGTTTTCACAATCGGTCGGGTGCGGAGGCGAGCTATATTTAAGCGCTTTGGACAATCGTATATTAAAATCACCCCTCTTGAACGGAGCGATGGTATATGAAAATTATTTGGACTGTCATTGGAATATACAAGCGAACCTGGATTATATAATTCAAGTAACCTTCAAATCTTTCCATATCGCTCCGTGTTTGAACGTTAACCAGACGGCTCTGGGCTTCAGCAACTGCGACTGCGATTACTTGACTTTGAAAGACGGGCTGAGTCTGAATAGCTTCGTAATAGGCAAATACTGCGGACACAACATCCCTCCGCCGCTTTTATCCTCCGGAAACTCGCTCAGCATAATTTTATCGACCGACGGAGACATTACCAGCTCTGGATTCGAAGCGACCCTGACATCCATACCGTCGATTTGCGGTAAGTCCTCGTACCAAATATCGCGAACCCCGCAGCGTATAACTTCCCCCGGATACGCCTCGGGCTCGATACCCCGAAGTCTCCACTGCAGCTACTTCTTGGACTCCAGCGTGAGCCCGTACAGTTTGATACACatccaaataaaatatctgGACCTAGAGCCCGGAGCGCGGGATACGTGCGATCAGGACAGGCTGGTCATATACAGTCACCCGAGATTCCGGAACGCCACAACCGGGAAGGATTTTATTCACAACGAGGACGAGAGTAACTTGATGCTGTACGCTCACTTCTACGATTCTAGTCTCGTGTTTCCGAAGACGTTCTCTCTGTGTGGCCTGAAGCGTTCGGTAGACTTTTACGTGACGGGGAGTGTGAAAATTAATTTGATCACGTCATCCGAAGCCGGTTCCTCTCACAAGGGAGTGGATCTAGAGGTCTCCTATCTCGGAATTTGCAACAAGAACTACTCGGAGGCTCAAGGTCGAATACAGAACACCTACGAAGCCCCCTTAATGACTCTCGAAAACGACAAAGGGGAATGGGACTGCCACACTCTAATTACCGTTCCGGAGAACCACACAGTATCGACATACTTCCTGTCCGCGAACCCGGTTTACTGGAACGAGGGGGTGTTCCTCGAGATATTCGACGGCAACGTCACCACTGCCCCTCTCCTCCGGAACATCTCGAAGGAGTATTCTGAGAACTACCCGGTATTCTCGAGCGGCCGATACATGCTCCTGCACAATCATATCGTGAACACCGATGCGGTGACCTTCGATCTAGTGTACGTGGCCACGGATAAGGGTAAAGGGTGCGGGGGGAAGCTGACCACGGAGGACGGTCAGGTGACCAGCCCCCTTTACCCAGAAGTTTACAGGAGAAGGGGCACCTGCGAGTGGGAACTGGAGACCCCCAGCGGGACCCGCCTGCACCTCCACTTCTCCGTCTTCGACCTCGGCCGGCTCTGCGATTCGAATTACGTGACTCTCGTCAATAGAAAGGGAGAGACGATATCGACGTTCTGTCTGGAACCCCCGGCCGATTACACCAGCCCGGACAATTACGTCAAAATAGTGTTCACTACGACTATGAATAACGGGGGGACGGGCTGGGTCGCTGACTTTGTGGGTGTGgcgtaa